In a genomic window of Coprococcus eutactus:
- a CDS encoding M23 family metallopeptidase, with translation MKKFLSGVKKNIFYISLITGMAVLVTVLGLYNAKTNSKEKNIVIGQNTPYGDTSESGMQTKETLSGKDKNAGTEDGTRNDVERDATADSTYAEDSAADLDGGDTDAEITKDDAGQSDVDSENTQEDSEAVSAATGGEETLSYDPKESISWPLTGNVIIPYSMDTTVYFETLKEYKCSPAMVIEAKTGDEVKAVYKCKVAEVSSNSELGNYVKLDLGNGYVVTLGQFEDIKVALGEYLEAGDVVGTIGEPSRFYTKEGTNLYFAIEKDGNPVDPMLLIQ, from the coding sequence ATGAAGAAATTTTTAAGCGGAGTAAAGAAGAATATCTTCTATATCTCGCTCATCACAGGCATGGCTGTGCTTGTGACGGTGCTGGGACTTTATAACGCAAAGACAAATTCAAAGGAAAAAAATATTGTGATCGGACAGAATACACCGTATGGAGATACATCTGAGTCAGGCATGCAGACAAAAGAGACGTTAAGTGGCAAGGATAAAAATGCAGGCACAGAGGATGGTACACGCAATGATGTGGAGCGTGATGCGACTGCGGACAGCACATATGCAGAAGATTCAGCTGCAGATCTGGATGGCGGAGATACAGATGCTGAGATAACTAAAGATGATGCTGGGCAGAGTGATGTGGATTCTGAGAATACACAGGAAGACAGTGAGGCAGTGTCCGCCGCAACAGGTGGAGAGGAGACTCTCAGCTATGATCCAAAAGAGAGTATAAGCTGGCCTTTGACTGGAAATGTGATAATTCCGTACAGCATGGATACCACAGTGTACTTTGAGACATTAAAGGAGTACAAATGCAGCCCTGCCATGGTGATCGAGGCAAAGACCGGCGATGAGGTAAAGGCGGTATACAAGTGTAAGGTGGCTGAGGTGTCAAGCAATTCCGAACTGGGAAACTATGTAAAACTTGACCTGGGCAATGGCTATGTAGTTACACTTGGACAGTTTGAGGATATAAAGGTTGCCCTCGGAGAGTATCTGGAAGCTGGTGATGTCGTAGGAACTATTGGCGAGCCAAGCCGGTTCTACACCAAAGAGGGAACAAATCTCTACTTTGCAATAGAAAAAGACGGGAATCCGGTAGATCCCATGTTGTTAATCCAGTAG
- a CDS encoding GH36-type glycosyl hydrolase domain-containing protein encodes MKFGYFDDANKEYVITSPRTPYPWINYLGTQDFFSLISNTAGGYSFYKDARLRRITRYRYNNVPIDMGGRYFYINDNGTIWNPGWSPVKTELDEYQCRHGMGYTIITGKKNDLKAEVTFFVPQNYAGEVQQVVLTNEGSEEKTFSFFSFEEWCLWDAQDDCTNFQRNFSTGRVEVVGSTIYHKTEYRDRRDHFAFYTVNDEIDGYDTDRDSFIGLYNGFHNPQAVEAGKANDSFADGWSPIASHYKKITLAPGETKTLVFILGYVEMPVDQKFEADGKTINKVKALEMIEKYNTPEKVAAGLKELKEHWNRLLGILNVNTPDDKVNRMVNIWNQYQCMVTFNLSRSASYFESGIGRGMGFRDSNQDVLGFVHQIPDRARERIIDIASTQFPDGGCYHQYQPLTKKGNADIGGDFSDDPLWLILSVSAYIKETGDWGILDEMVPYDNDMSIAKPMLDHLKVSFYKIVNNLGPHGLPLAMRADWNDCINLSCFSDTPGESFQTYTNPKFAAEGGYSKVAESVMVATLFTYTGPNYVAILKHLGMDAEADAAQAEIDKMKANIMESAWDGDWFLRAYDANGEKMGSKECEEGQIFIEPQGFAIMSDIGKDQGCDKKTLAAIDERLNTQHGLVLNNPAFTKYYIQYGEISTYPGGYKENAGIFTHNNAWIICAAAYAGAGDQAFKYYSEIAPAFTEETSDIHKTEPYVYGQMIGGKDAGSDIGKPGNHFGQGKNSWLTGTAAWNMVAISQYILGISADFDGLKIDPSIPAAWDGMTATRQFRGATYDIKVSNPDHINKGVKSVVVDGNAIEGNVIPAFGDGKTHTVEVVMG; translated from the coding sequence ATGAAATTTGGTTATTTTGATGATGCCAACAAGGAGTATGTGATCACATCTCCTAGAACTCCTTATCCTTGGATCAACTACCTTGGAACACAGGATTTCTTTTCACTGATCTCCAACACTGCAGGAGGTTACAGCTTCTACAAGGATGCACGTCTTCGTAGAATCACAAGATATCGTTATAACAACGTGCCTATAGATATGGGCGGACGTTATTTCTATATCAACGACAATGGTACAATATGGAATCCGGGATGGTCACCGGTAAAGACAGAGCTTGACGAGTATCAGTGCCGTCATGGTATGGGATATACAATCATCACAGGTAAGAAGAATGACCTTAAGGCTGAGGTTACTTTCTTTGTTCCTCAGAACTACGCTGGAGAGGTTCAGCAGGTCGTTCTTACAAATGAAGGCTCAGAGGAGAAGACATTCTCATTCTTCTCATTTGAGGAGTGGTGTCTCTGGGATGCACAGGATGACTGCACCAACTTCCAGAGAAACTTCAGTACTGGCCGTGTGGAGGTTGTCGGTTCAACTATCTACCACAAGACAGAATACAGAGACAGACGTGACCATTTCGCATTCTACACAGTGAATGACGAGATCGATGGCTACGATACAGACAGAGATTCATTCATCGGACTTTACAACGGTTTCCACAACCCACAGGCTGTTGAGGCTGGCAAGGCAAATGATTCATTTGCTGATGGATGGTCACCTATCGCTTCACACTACAAGAAGATCACTCTTGCTCCAGGCGAGACAAAGACTCTTGTATTTATACTTGGATATGTTGAGATGCCTGTTGACCAGAAGTTCGAGGCTGACGGCAAGACTATCAACAAGGTAAAGGCTCTCGAGATGATCGAGAAGTACAACACACCTGAGAAGGTTGCTGCAGGTCTTAAGGAACTCAAGGAGCACTGGAACAGACTCTTAGGCATCCTCAACGTTAACACTCCTGATGACAAGGTAAACCGTATGGTAAATATCTGGAATCAGTATCAGTGTATGGTTACATTTAACCTTTCACGTTCAGCTTCATACTTCGAGTCAGGTATCGGCCGTGGTATGGGATTCCGTGATTCCAACCAGGATGTACTCGGATTTGTTCATCAGATCCCTGACCGTGCAAGAGAGAGAATCATCGATATAGCTTCAACACAGTTCCCAGACGGTGGATGCTACCATCAGTACCAGCCACTTACCAAGAAGGGTAACGCAGATATCGGTGGAGACTTCTCAGACGATCCATTATGGCTGATCCTTTCTGTATCAGCTTACATCAAGGAGACAGGCGACTGGGGCATCCTTGACGAGATGGTTCCATATGACAACGATATGTCAATTGCAAAGCCTATGCTTGACCACCTCAAGGTTTCATTCTACAAGATCGTGAACAACCTTGGACCACACGGACTTCCACTTGCAATGAGAGCTGACTGGAACGATTGTATCAACCTTTCATGTTTCTCAGACACACCAGGTGAGAGCTTCCAGACATACACCAACCCTAAGTTCGCTGCTGAAGGCGGATACTCAAAGGTTGCTGAGTCAGTTATGGTTGCTACACTCTTCACATATACAGGTCCTAACTATGTTGCTATTCTCAAGCACCTTGGAATGGACGCTGAGGCTGATGCTGCTCAGGCTGAGATCGACAAGATGAAGGCCAACATCATGGAGTCAGCATGGGACGGCGACTGGTTCCTCAGAGCTTACGATGCAAATGGTGAGAAGATGGGATCTAAGGAGTGCGAGGAAGGCCAGATCTTCATCGAGCCACAGGGATTTGCTATCATGTCTGACATCGGCAAGGATCAGGGCTGCGACAAGAAGACTCTTGCTGCGATCGACGAGAGACTCAATACACAGCACGGACTTGTACTCAACAACCCAGCATTCACAAAGTATTACATCCAGTATGGTGAGATTTCTACATACCCAGGCGGATACAAGGAGAATGCCGGAATATTCACACATAACAATGCATGGATCATCTGTGCCGCTGCTTACGCAGGTGCTGGCGATCAGGCATTTAAGTACTACTCAGAGATAGCTCCTGCTTTCACTGAGGAGACATCAGATATACACAAGACTGAGCCATATGTATACGGCCAGATGATCGGTGGTAAGGATGCCGGATCAGACATCGGCAAGCCAGGCAACCACTTCGGACAGGGCAAGAACTCATGGCTTACAGGTACAGCTGCTTGGAACATGGTAGCTATATCACAGTACATCCTTGGTATCTCAGCAGACTTCGATGGTCTGAAGATTGATCCATCTATACCTGCTGCATGGGATGGAATGACAGCTACTCGTCAGTTCCGTGGTGCTACATACGACATCAAGGTTTCTAACCCTGATCACATCAACAAGGGCGTTAAGAGCGTTGTAGTTGATGGCAATGCTATCGAGGGCAATGTTATTCCAGCATTTGGCGACGGCAAGACTCACACTGTAGAGGTTGTAATGGGTTAA
- a CDS encoding InlB B-repeat-containing protein, with product MKKFLFLSIVFCSLFCFNGVCAMADEGDDPDTYYVTLDAAGGNISGEESIELSQAKEDFQDIDLSEYIPERDGFTFTGWYNKSKKVTSIKSSYFTDKSSRLVIAAMYTKDSYSGEGLTFTLDANGGTISDAESGTYDFDVVGKSYGIALADYTPEREGYKFTGWNTNADGSGKNISMIYYSDFEKADDNGYNYTDPDDNTSKRNLTFYAQWESDSSKGKITIGKKSWDSLQDEISFDTYYKKAVKVTISADKDAKIGYIISGEQLSEDALANGSFTEYGGAFTVGDDGSYVIYAQIKSGDKTSYISSEGFTMDTKAPAFNGITNDSVYCSAVDVTLIEDNLDKLTVNGKEITLDDSMSFKLSPAKGVQSLVATDKAGNKTEISATVNKDHVAAPDDSNCTTPIVCKYCGKELSKAHSEHKLSKWKNNGNGTHSATCQNKDCGYRVTQDCSGGKATCTEKAVCAVCGAKYGHKSKTNHTALKKVDAVAATASKSGNIEYWYCSACGKYFSDSKGTKNISKGDTVINKQAPKITGGNDVKWKKSSSDTLKFRSDADIADFVCVLVDNNVISPTYYTKSEGSTIIELKFSYLDTLSAGKHTLTIRSTTGDAVATFSIEEKPTTTTQATTQTTTTATTQATTQATTEATTDFMPYTTERTTTEYTMHEYTTRAKRTTETTTEVTTERSSKQINNYKSSDTVDKRKSRVRNLQLVILITVLATILASFIIILISGRKK from the coding sequence ATGAAAAAATTTTTATTTTTATCTATCGTCTTCTGTTCTCTGTTCTGCTTTAATGGGGTATGCGCAATGGCGGATGAAGGGGATGACCCCGACACTTACTATGTCACGCTTGATGCCGCAGGCGGCAATATATCCGGGGAAGAAAGCATCGAGCTTTCTCAGGCTAAAGAAGACTTTCAGGACATAGACTTGTCCGAATACATCCCTGAACGTGATGGATTTACTTTCACAGGATGGTACAACAAGTCTAAAAAAGTAACCAGCATAAAGAGCTCATATTTCACTGACAAATCAAGCAGGCTTGTCATCGCTGCCATGTACACAAAGGACAGCTACTCCGGGGAAGGGCTTACATTCACCCTTGATGCAAACGGAGGAACCATCAGCGATGCAGAAAGCGGAACCTACGATTTTGACGTTGTCGGCAAATCATACGGCATCGCGTTGGCAGACTACACCCCCGAGAGGGAAGGATACAAGTTCACTGGCTGGAACACAAACGCTGATGGCTCTGGCAAAAATATAAGTATGATATACTACAGTGATTTTGAAAAGGCAGACGATAACGGCTACAATTATACTGATCCTGACGACAATACCAGCAAGAGAAACCTGACTTTCTATGCCCAGTGGGAAAGCGATTCTTCAAAGGGCAAGATCACCATTGGCAAGAAAAGCTGGGATTCCCTTCAGGATGAGATCTCATTTGACACTTACTACAAAAAAGCCGTAAAGGTAACCATATCAGCAGACAAAGATGCAAAGATCGGCTACATCATAAGCGGGGAGCAGCTTTCCGAGGATGCTCTGGCAAACGGTTCATTTACCGAATACGGTGGCGCTTTCACCGTAGGCGATGACGGATCATATGTGATATATGCACAGATAAAGTCAGGCGATAAAACATCATACATATCATCAGAGGGCTTCACCATGGACACAAAGGCTCCTGCATTCAATGGGATAACCAACGACTCTGTTTACTGCTCAGCCGTAGATGTCACACTCATTGAGGATAACCTGGACAAACTGACAGTCAACGGCAAAGAAATTACTTTGGATGATTCAATGTCATTCAAGCTTTCACCTGCAAAGGGTGTGCAGTCATTGGTAGCCACGGATAAGGCCGGCAACAAGACGGAGATATCAGCGACAGTCAACAAAGATCACGTTGCAGCCCCGGACGACAGCAACTGCACAACTCCTATCGTCTGCAAATACTGTGGAAAAGAGCTGTCCAAGGCTCATTCTGAGCACAAGCTCAGCAAATGGAAGAACAACGGCAACGGAACCCATTCAGCAACCTGTCAAAACAAAGACTGCGGTTACAGAGTTACCCAAGACTGTTCTGGGGGAAAAGCAACCTGTACAGAAAAAGCTGTCTGTGCCGTCTGTGGCGCCAAATACGGTCACAAGAGCAAGACAAACCACACAGCCCTGAAAAAAGTAGACGCCGTTGCAGCCACTGCTTCAAAAAGCGGCAATATAGAATACTGGTACTGCTCGGCCTGCGGCAAATATTTCAGTGACAGCAAGGGCACTAAGAATATTAGCAAAGGTGACACAGTTATAAACAAACAGGCACCTAAGATTACAGGAGGCAATGACGTAAAATGGAAAAAATCCAGCAGCGACACGCTTAAGTTCCGCTCAGATGCTGATATTGCCGACTTTGTATGCGTACTTGTGGACAACAATGTTATATCCCCGACATACTACACCAAGAGCGAAGGAAGTACTATAATCGAGTTGAAATTCTCATATCTTGATACGCTCAGTGCCGGAAAGCACACGCTCACAATACGTTCAACCACGGGTGATGCGGTCGCAACTTTCTCTATAGAGGAGAAACCGACCACAACAACTCAGGCGACTACGCAGACAACCACAACCGCCACAACCCAGGCGACTACGCAGGCAACCACGGAAGCAACAACCGATTTTATGCCTTACACAACAGAGCGGACAACTACCGAATACACAATGCACGAGTACACTACAAGGGCAAAGCGCACCACTGAGACCACAACTGAAGTGACAACGGAGCGCAGTTCAAAACAGATAAACAACTATAAGTCAAGCGACACTGTGGATAAGAGAAAAAGCCGTGTCCGCAACCTTCAGCTTGTCATATTAATAACTGTACTTGCAACTATTCTTGCATCGTTCATTATCATACTCATTTCCGGCAGAAAGAAATAG
- a CDS encoding aldose 1-epimerase, with translation MNTIARTIDYKGETCIELISGDYRALIAPFNGSNVMKLENTALDIDVFRNDPELTPAQLKAAAEIYGMPTLYLPNRLSHGNLKTSDAMYHFPCNDPLGNHLHGFLHLRNHDVKEVTADGNNAIGKTSYTYDENDEFFSTYPVSFRADFTFTLTPEGLNYEFTLTNLSDRQMPYGVCNHVAFKGPFTSSGKGEDVRLCVPVGDKWELDEHAIPTEKNLPITDYDLQYKNGTMIPVLKDIDNDLYTAEMNELDGKPFYGVYITDTATGKRICYEVDDTMKFWIMWNDHGDKGYFCPEPMSWNIDAPNLSGDPSVTGYTELAPGESKTVRERIFTTVQ, from the coding sequence ATGAACACAATTGCACGTACTATTGATTATAAAGGGGAAACCTGTATTGAACTTATATCCGGAGACTATCGTGCCCTCATCGCTCCATTCAACGGAAGTAATGTGATGAAACTCGAGAACACAGCTCTGGATATTGATGTTTTCAGAAACGATCCTGAACTCACACCTGCACAGCTCAAAGCTGCCGCCGAGATATACGGTATGCCTACCCTGTATCTTCCAAACAGACTTTCACACGGCAATCTCAAGACATCAGACGCAATGTATCATTTCCCATGCAACGATCCTCTTGGCAACCATCTCCATGGTTTCCTTCATCTGAGAAACCACGATGTCAAAGAAGTAACCGCAGACGGCAACAACGCTATAGGAAAGACATCTTATACATATGATGAAAACGACGAATTCTTCTCCACATACCCTGTAAGCTTCAGAGCAGACTTTACATTTACACTTACACCAGAGGGACTCAACTACGAATTCACCCTCACCAATCTATCCGACAGACAGATGCCTTACGGAGTATGTAACCACGTAGCATTCAAGGGACCATTTACAAGCTCAGGCAAGGGTGAGGATGTGCGTCTCTGTGTCCCTGTAGGAGACAAATGGGAACTGGATGAGCACGCAATTCCTACAGAGAAAAATCTTCCTATCACCGACTATGATCTTCAGTACAAGAACGGAACCATGATTCCCGTTCTCAAGGACATAGATAACGACCTTTACACCGCTGAGATGAACGAGCTCGACGGCAAGCCATTCTACGGAGTATATATCACAGACACTGCCACAGGCAAAAGGATCTGCTACGAAGTCGATGACACCATGAAGTTCTGGATCATGTGGAATGACCACGGTGACAAGGGTTACTTCTGCCCAGAGCCAATGAGCTGGAACATTGATGCTCCTAATCTCTCAGGTGATCCTTCTGTTACAGGCTACACAGAGCTTGCACCAGGAGAGTCCAAGACAGTCAGAGAAAGGATATTTACAACAGTTCAGTAA
- a CDS encoding GDSL-type esterase/lipase family protein — protein sequence MTKNNNRYHKNNRLLNGVIGLAILIVFVCAIGQGNLRKEVHGQEQVRPEGGTSESINESPAPSYDIVDDSYFASSLLVGDSRAETLGLYSDLADWDVCATRNLDIETVESSKIVDTGSGQMITVPDMLSKTNYNSIYISFGTGELGWYKERFITAYRTFLDKITALQPAADIYVMSILPVSAELSSEDSVYNNPAVDRFNLALQELCREYDNVKYLDIASSVAVDGVLPDDVGTDGIHFNKEYSQKIIDYIKNNV from the coding sequence GTGACTAAGAATAATAACAGATATCATAAAAATAACCGACTTCTGAACGGAGTCATCGGTCTTGCGATTTTGATTGTATTTGTGTGTGCTATTGGACAGGGAAATCTCAGAAAAGAGGTTCACGGACAGGAACAGGTGAGACCAGAGGGTGGTACATCAGAGAGCATAAATGAAAGTCCGGCACCTTCATATGATATTGTGGACGATAGCTATTTTGCATCATCGCTGTTGGTGGGAGATTCCAGGGCGGAGACGCTTGGGCTTTACAGTGATCTGGCGGACTGGGATGTGTGTGCTACAAGAAATCTGGACATAGAAACGGTTGAGAGCAGTAAGATCGTGGATACTGGCTCGGGACAGATGATAACGGTTCCGGACATGCTTTCAAAGACTAACTACAACAGCATATATATATCATTTGGAACAGGTGAACTTGGATGGTATAAGGAGAGATTCATAACCGCGTACAGAACATTTCTTGATAAGATAACCGCACTTCAGCCGGCAGCGGACATATACGTCATGTCCATACTGCCAGTGTCTGCGGAGTTGTCATCGGAGGATTCGGTGTACAACAATCCGGCGGTTGACAGATTCAACCTGGCCCTTCAGGAGCTGTGCCGGGAGTATGACAATGTCAAGTATCTTGATATAGCGAGCAGTGTTGCTGTAGACGGTGTGCTTCCGGATGATGTGGGAACAGACGGCATACATTTTAACAAAGAATATAGTCAGAAGATCATAGACTATATAAAGAACAATGTGTAA
- a CDS encoding DUF4358 domain-containing protein, with protein sequence MVRKIMMLLVGVLAMCGLTGCGGSDSQEVIQPDVHTLSGKLTDGVKFEDSVEEISLERALKYYGIDSSMVSDGDVYMSTGATAEEMAVFEASSAGSASVIFDRLTVRRDDSVKMYIGSKPADVSRLDNAVLYIHDNFVVYVVSDDSGAALGIIKEYLE encoded by the coding sequence ATGGTCAGAAAGATAATGATGTTGCTCGTAGGAGTGTTGGCCATGTGTGGCCTTACAGGTTGTGGGGGGAGCGACAGTCAGGAAGTTATCCAGCCCGATGTGCATACATTGTCGGGCAAACTGACGGACGGAGTGAAGTTTGAGGATTCTGTGGAAGAGATATCTCTGGAAAGGGCTCTTAAGTATTATGGGATCGACAGCAGCATGGTGAGCGATGGGGATGTGTATATGTCCACGGGTGCTACTGCTGAGGAGATGGCTGTTTTTGAAGCGTCATCTGCCGGATCTGCGTCGGTAATATTTGACCGGCTGACGGTCAGGAGAGATGACAGTGTCAAGATGTATATAGGCAGCAAGCCGGCTGATGTGAGCAGACTGGACAATGCTGTGCTGTATATCCACGATAACTTTGTAGTGTATGTTGTCTCGGATGACAGTGGTGCTGCGTTGGGTATAATAAAAGAATATTTGGAGTGA
- a CDS encoding flavin reductase family protein codes for MSKQSWKPGNMLYPVPAVMVSCQRPGEKANIVTIAWAGTICSDPAMVSISVRPERYSYDIIKETGEFTINLVTEDLTFATDYCGVKSGRDVDKFKDMKLHECKGVNVSCPGIEESPVNIECKVKQIIPLGSHDMFIAEVVGVQISEKYMDSTGKFNLNSTGLVAYSHGEYFELGKKIGKFGYSVRKK; via the coding sequence ATGTCAAAACAGAGTTGGAAACCAGGAAATATGTTGTATCCGGTACCGGCAGTGATGGTGAGCTGCCAAAGACCGGGGGAGAAAGCCAATATAGTCACTATAGCATGGGCGGGAACTATATGCAGCGATCCGGCAATGGTGTCGATATCGGTGAGACCTGAGAGATATTCCTATGACATAATAAAGGAGACTGGCGAGTTTACCATCAATCTTGTCACTGAGGATCTGACATTTGCAACGGATTACTGTGGAGTGAAATCGGGCAGAGATGTGGATAAATTTAAGGATATGAAGCTTCATGAGTGTAAAGGGGTAAATGTGTCCTGCCCAGGAATAGAGGAGAGTCCGGTGAACATAGAGTGCAAGGTCAAGCAGATCATACCTCTCGGTTCACACGACATGTTTATCGCTGAGGTCGTGGGAGTTCAGATCAGCGAGAAATACATGGACAGCACTGGAAAGTTCAATCTCAACAGCACAGGACTGGTGGCGTATTCACACGGTGAGTATTTTGAACTTGGAAAGAAAATAGGTAAATTCGGCTATTCGGTAAGAAAAAAGTGA
- the ispE gene encoding 4-(cytidine 5'-diphospho)-2-C-methyl-D-erythritol kinase, translating into MEISLNAYGKINLGLDVVRKREDGYHEVKMIMQTVQLYDRLTFCDTKEGSIVIESNSDVLPATEDNIIYKACELVRSTYGITRGVKVSLDKRIPVAAGMAGGSTDAAAAFVAMNKLFDLGLTEGELMKLGVRIGADVPYCIMQGTALSEGIGEILTGIAPMPDCYIAIAKPPVSVSTKWVYQNLKASELERHPDIDGMVAALERGDLRGVTDRMENVLETVTIPEYPEIEQIKNIMIDKGAMNALMSGSGPTVFGVFEDKDMAQEAVCCLTDMKLVQQACVVMPYNRER; encoded by the coding sequence ATGGAGATTTCGTTAAACGCATATGGAAAGATAAATCTTGGACTGGATGTTGTGAGGAAGCGAGAGGATGGTTATCATGAGGTAAAAATGATAATGCAGACTGTACAGCTGTACGATAGATTGACATTTTGTGACACAAAAGAAGGATCTATTGTTATAGAATCCAATTCGGATGTTTTGCCAGCCACGGAAGATAATATAATATATAAAGCCTGTGAGCTGGTACGCAGTACCTATGGTATAACAAGAGGTGTGAAAGTCAGCCTTGACAAGAGGATACCGGTTGCTGCAGGTATGGCAGGCGGAAGTACTGATGCTGCAGCGGCATTTGTTGCGATGAATAAGCTTTTTGATCTGGGACTTACAGAGGGGGAGCTTATGAAACTGGGAGTCAGGATAGGGGCTGATGTTCCATATTGTATAATGCAGGGAACTGCGCTCTCGGAGGGAATCGGAGAAATCCTTACGGGAATCGCACCGATGCCGGATTGCTATATAGCTATAGCAAAACCGCCTGTGAGCGTGTCGACAAAATGGGTTTATCAGAATCTGAAGGCCTCGGAGCTTGAGAGACATCCAGACATAGATGGAATGGTGGCTGCCTTGGAGCGCGGTGATCTGAGAGGTGTGACTGACAGAATGGAAAATGTACTGGAGACGGTGACTATACCTGAATATCCAGAGATAGAACAGATAAAGAATATAATGATAGATAAAGGTGCTATGAACGCACTGATGAGCGGCAGTGGACCTACAGTGTTTGGCGTGTTTGAAGATAAGGATATGGCACAGGAAGCTGTCTGCTGTCTGACAGATATGAAGCTGGTTCAGCAGGCGTGTGTAGTGATGCCGTATAACAGAGAGAGGTAA
- a CDS encoding GntR family transcriptional regulator: MDLKINMDEYLPLREVVFNSLRTAIIHGEFKPGERLMEMHLAKSLGVSRTPVREAMRMLELEGLVVMIPKKGAEVARITEKNLKDALEIRMALEELAAELACRRIDDAGREQLKTACEAFRKAVETRDLSAIVDADVAFHNVVYEATDNDRLVSISQTLREQVYRYRVEYVKDLNHHSKLVAEHEALTEAILQGDEDRAKEVTRKHIYDQEKIVIANAVKTHYMQ; encoded by the coding sequence ATGGATCTGAAAATAAACATGGATGAATATCTCCCGTTGCGCGAGGTTGTGTTTAATTCTCTCAGAACGGCGATAATACATGGTGAGTTTAAGCCGGGAGAGCGTCTTATGGAGATGCATCTGGCAAAAAGTCTTGGAGTCAGCAGAACTCCCGTGAGGGAGGCTATGAGGATGCTTGAACTTGAGGGCCTGGTTGTTATGATTCCGAAAAAGGGCGCCGAGGTTGCCCGCATAACTGAGAAGAATCTGAAGGATGCATTGGAGATAAGGATGGCTTTGGAGGAACTGGCTGCTGAGCTGGCATGCAGAAGAATAGATGATGCCGGGCGGGAACAGTTGAAAACAGCTTGCGAGGCGTTCAGGAAGGCGGTTGAGACCAGGGATCTGTCGGCTATAGTAGATGCTGATGTGGCTTTTCACAATGTTGTGTATGAGGCGACAGACAATGACAGGCTTGTGAGTATATCCCAGACTTTGAGAGAGCAGGTGTACAGGTACCGGGTTGAATACGTCAAGGATCTGAACCATCACAGCAAGCTTGTCGCTGAGCATGAGGCTCTGACTGAAGCGATACTTCAGGGAGATGAGGACAGGGCTAAGGAAGTTACCAGAAAACATATATATGATCAGGAAAAAATAGTGATCGCAAACGCAGTAAAAACGCACTATATGCAGTGA